From a region of the Daphnia pulicaria isolate SC F1-1A chromosome 1, SC_F0-13Bv2, whole genome shotgun sequence genome:
- the LOC124312619 gene encoding outer mitochondrial transmembrane helix translocase-like, whose translation MNEETKLTLLLRVALATAFTCVAVKWMVDQLDPTRDKKNKAKQQAQALMTKLRIKTNIQLTEYELAIASNLVDPESIPVSWKDVAGLDSVLQELHDNLILPIKSKKHFPSQLLQPPKGILLHGPPGCGKTMVAKATAKEAGMRFINLDASTLTDKWYGESQKLATAVFSLAVKIQPCIIFIDEIDSLLRSRDTHDHEATAMVKALFMSHWDGLATDSSKSSVVVLGATNRPQDVDKAILRRMPSSFYIGLPGMEQRRQVVLTILKDERVASDVDLETLARLTEGFSGSDLRELCRTAAVYGMRDSLKSTKSTDDTTMAEEITMENFSQALAKMRDSKLHCGTLPLSRIDLD comes from the exons ATGAATGAAGAAACTAAACTTACTCTTCTATTACGGGTTGCATTAGCCACTGCGTTTACGTGTGTTGCTGTGAAATGGATGGTTGATCAATTAGATCCAACcagggataaaaaaaacaaagcaaaacaACAAGCACAAGCACTTATGACTAAATTGAGAATAAAAACCAATATACAG CTGACAGAGTATGAACTTGCAATTGCAAGTAATTTGGTTGACCCTGAAAGCATTCCTGTATCTTGGAAAGATGTTGCTGGGCTAGACAGTGTGTTACAGGAACTTCATGACAATCTTATTTTGCCAATCAAAAGCAAAAAGCATTTCCCAAGCCAACTCCTTCAACCACCTAAAG GCATACTCTTGCATGGGCCACCAGGCTGTGGGAAAACTATG GTGGCCAAAGCTACCGCTAAAGAAGCAGGAATGCGATTCATAAACCTCGATGCTTCGACATTAACTGACAAA TGGTATGGTGAGAGTCAGAAATTAGCAACAGCCGTTTTTTCCTTGGCAGTGAAAATTCAACCTTGCATCATATTTATCGACGAAATTGATTCCCTTCTTCGTTCAAG GGATACTCATGATCATGAAGCTACGGCTATGGTGAAGGCTCTTTTCATGTCTCATTGG GATGGCCTAGCAACAGACAGTTCAAAAAGTAGCGTAG TTGTGCTGGGCGCAACCAACCGACCTCAGGACGTGGATAAAGCAATTTTGCGTCGAATGCCATCATCTTTCTACATCGGACTTCCA GGTATGGAACAACGCCGGCAAGTTGTGCTCACGATCTTAAAGGATGAACGTGTGGCATCAG ATGTTGATTTGGAAACCCTGGCTAGGCTTACGGAAGGATTTTCAGGATCCGATCTTAGAGAGCTATGCAGAACTGCTGCTGTCTATGGAATGCGCGACAGTTTGAAAAGCACGAAATCGACAGATGACACAACAATGGCCGAAGAAATCACAATGGAAAATTTTTCGCAAGCGCTTGCAAAAATGCGTGATTCTAAACTACATTGTGGAACTTTGCCCTTGTCTCGTATTGATTTAGATTAA